The Macrobrachium rosenbergii isolate ZJJX-2024 chromosome 8, ASM4041242v1, whole genome shotgun sequence genome includes a region encoding these proteins:
- the sky gene encoding GTPase-activating protein skywalker isoform X7: MTVGGNQQDEALSDDKTPTNPPPFSAQVDMSRIPVQSLAHTADESSQPKWEDIKTHLQASRMKEAKSMVRESEWGLSSPVREELWKQLCLYHSTEKDFGDFYYWDTVKQMYGTTELSECQVQLPTCIDTNFLISQSLSPRGVSACERVLSVVAFSNPAITYAPSLYALCALLLHYMDEADAYNCMCALVGGSQNKFITQTKVAYEATWRAAITLCRKHIRGFSTLAKFGVTQEQIDEAFQGWIWWILAALPLTHVVRVIDCFLLEGAKVLLRVAMAIFQMFVKAVTRDSTMAASLPTRGLKDAIMRYCQSIQVPPQKLLKTAFGIRGFRRTEINRVILQTEMYLKSQRCMVTSGSSCNISEAPGLTRAISLEGLPTSEAQADIKMMSHTLTIKELLTLWSWLPTRMTLHQPTLIYTTEEHGCSLTTFFQRVEKHEPTLMCIRTTNDHVFGAYCSTAWAQRNITDEYGNRQTYFGTGESFLFSLRPSIAKYQWVGITQQQEEAGISNVKHSAELFMHGDSNMITIGGGNGNGIMLDQELRFGKTENCETFNNPPLTPDGDFEVKVIEVYSLTREM; encoded by the exons ATGACTGTTGGGGGAAATCAGCAAGATGAAGCCCTGTCTGATGATAAGACTCCAACCAACCCACCTCCCTTCTCTGCTCAGGTTGACATGTCCAGGATACCAGTTCAGAGCCTTGCACACACAGCTGATGAATCATCCCAGCCAAAGTGGGAAGATATCAAGACCCATTTACAAGCATCCAGAATGAAAGAG GCCAAAAGTATGGTTCGCGAGAGTGAATGGGGTTTAAGCAGTCCTGTACGTGAAGAGCTGTGGAAACAACTATGCCTCTACCATTCCACAGAAAAagattttggggatttttatTACTGGGACACTGTCAAGCAAATGTATGGCACTACAG AGTTGTCAGAATGTCAGGTGCAGCTTCCTACATGCATTGATACAAATTTCTTAATAAGCCAATCGCTATCTCCAAGAGGAGTTTCTGCCTGCGAACGTGTTTTGTCGGTTGTGGCGTTTTCCAATCCTGCAATTACATATGCTCCCTCATTGTATGCATTGTGTGCACTTCTACTTCATTATATGGATG AGGCAGATGCATACAATTGCATGTGTGCACTTGTTGGTGGATCACAGAATAAATTCATCACACAGACCAAAGTTGCATACGAAGCTACTTGGCGAGCTGCCATAACACTCTGCAGGAAACACATT cGTGGTTTTTCAACTCTTGCTAAATTTGGAGTGACTCAAGAACAAATTGATGAAGCTTTCCAGGGATGGATCTGGTGGATCTTGGCTGCTCTTCCTTTGACACATGTT GTACGTGTTATTGACTGTTTCCTCTTAGAAGGGGCAAAAGTTCTTCTCAGAGTTGCAATGGCTATCTTTCAAATGTTTGTAAAGGCTGTTACCAGAGATTCTACCATGGCTGCCTCTCTTCCAACAAGAGGTCTGAAAGATGCCATCATGCGGTATTGTCAGAGCATACAG GTCCCTccccaaaaacttttaaaaacagcgTTTGGCATAAGAGGATTCAGAAGGACTGAAATCAACAGAGTGATTTTGCAAACGGAAATGTATCTCAAGAGTCAACGCTGCATGGTCACTTCAGGTAGCTCGTGCAATATTTCGGAGGCTCCGGGATTAACACGAGCAATATCGTTGGAGGGTTTGCCAACTTCCGAGGCCCAGGCTGACATCAAAATGATGTCACATACTCTCACAATCAAAGAG TTGCTGACATTGTGGTCATGGTTACCTACAAGAATGACACTGCATCAGCCTACTCTGATTTACACAACAGAAGAACATGGATGCTCCCTAACAACGTTCTTCCAG CGTGTAGAGAAGCACGAACCAACTCTCATGTGTATCCGCACTACCAACGATCATGTCTTCGGTGCCTACTGCTCAACTGCTTGGGCTCAGCGGAACATAACTGACGAGTATGGGAATCGACAGACATACTTTGGGACTGGAGAATCGTTTCTATTCAGTCTACGCCCAAGTATTGCAAAGTATCAGTGGGTTGGAATAACCCAACAACAGGAGGAGGCTGGAATTTCAAATGTAAAACATTCAGCTGAACTTTTCATGCATGGAGACAGCAATATGATTACTATTGGGGGAGG gaatgGGAATGGCATCATGTTAGATCAGGAACTTCGCTTTGGGAAAACAGAAAATTGTGAAACTTTTAATAACCCTCCGCTTACACCCGACGGAGACTTTGAGGTGAAAGTTATTGAAGTTTACAGTTTAACAAGAGAGatgtaa
- the sky gene encoding GTPase-activating protein skywalker isoform X5 — MTVGGNQQDEALSDDKTPTNPPPFSAQVDMSRIPVQSLAHTADESSQPKWEDIKTHLQASRMKEAKSMVRESEWGLSSPVREELWKQLCLYHSTEKDFGDFYYWDTVKQMYGTTELSECQVQLPTCIDTNFLISQSLSPRGVSACERVLSVVAFSNPAITYAPSLYALCALLLHYMDEADAYNCMCALVGGSQNKFITQTKVAYEATWRAAITLCRKHIRGFSTLAKFGVTQEQIDEAFQGWIWWILAALPLTHVVRVIDCFLLEGAKVLLRVAMAIFQMFVKAVTRDSTMAASLPTRGLKDAIMRYCQSIQVPPQKLLKTAFGIRGFRRTEINRVILQTEMYLKSQRCMVTSGSSCNISEAPGLTRAISLEGLPTSEAQADIKMMSHTLTIKESATGNSPTGSRSPAPRARSMGQYPIQNIKSMIVSKDELLTLWSWLPTRMTLHQPTLIYTTEEHGCSLTTFFQRVEKHEPTLMCIRTTNDHVFGAYCSTAWAQRNITDEYGNRQTYFGTGESFLFSLRPSIAKYQWVGITQQQEEAGISNVKHSAELFMHGDSNMITIGGGNGNGIMLDQELRFGKTENCETFNNPPLTPDGDFEVKVIEVYSLTREM, encoded by the exons ATGACTGTTGGGGGAAATCAGCAAGATGAAGCCCTGTCTGATGATAAGACTCCAACCAACCCACCTCCCTTCTCTGCTCAGGTTGACATGTCCAGGATACCAGTTCAGAGCCTTGCACACACAGCTGATGAATCATCCCAGCCAAAGTGGGAAGATATCAAGACCCATTTACAAGCATCCAGAATGAAAGAG GCCAAAAGTATGGTTCGCGAGAGTGAATGGGGTTTAAGCAGTCCTGTACGTGAAGAGCTGTGGAAACAACTATGCCTCTACCATTCCACAGAAAAagattttggggatttttatTACTGGGACACTGTCAAGCAAATGTATGGCACTACAG AGTTGTCAGAATGTCAGGTGCAGCTTCCTACATGCATTGATACAAATTTCTTAATAAGCCAATCGCTATCTCCAAGAGGAGTTTCTGCCTGCGAACGTGTTTTGTCGGTTGTGGCGTTTTCCAATCCTGCAATTACATATGCTCCCTCATTGTATGCATTGTGTGCACTTCTACTTCATTATATGGATG AGGCAGATGCATACAATTGCATGTGTGCACTTGTTGGTGGATCACAGAATAAATTCATCACACAGACCAAAGTTGCATACGAAGCTACTTGGCGAGCTGCCATAACACTCTGCAGGAAACACATT cGTGGTTTTTCAACTCTTGCTAAATTTGGAGTGACTCAAGAACAAATTGATGAAGCTTTCCAGGGATGGATCTGGTGGATCTTGGCTGCTCTTCCTTTGACACATGTT GTACGTGTTATTGACTGTTTCCTCTTAGAAGGGGCAAAAGTTCTTCTCAGAGTTGCAATGGCTATCTTTCAAATGTTTGTAAAGGCTGTTACCAGAGATTCTACCATGGCTGCCTCTCTTCCAACAAGAGGTCTGAAAGATGCCATCATGCGGTATTGTCAGAGCATACAG GTCCCTccccaaaaacttttaaaaacagcgTTTGGCATAAGAGGATTCAGAAGGACTGAAATCAACAGAGTGATTTTGCAAACGGAAATGTATCTCAAGAGTCAACGCTGCATGGTCACTTCAGGTAGCTCGTGCAATATTTCGGAGGCTCCGGGATTAACACGAGCAATATCGTTGGAGGGTTTGCCAACTTCCGAGGCCCAGGCTGACATCAAAATGATGTCACATACTCTCACAATCAAAGAG TCGGCAACAGGAAATTCTCCAACT GGATCTCGCTCACCTGCCCCTCGTGCCCGTTCAATGGGCCAATACCCCATCCAAAACATCAAATCAATGATTGTCAGCAAAGATGAG TTGCTGACATTGTGGTCATGGTTACCTACAAGAATGACACTGCATCAGCCTACTCTGATTTACACAACAGAAGAACATGGATGCTCCCTAACAACGTTCTTCCAG CGTGTAGAGAAGCACGAACCAACTCTCATGTGTATCCGCACTACCAACGATCATGTCTTCGGTGCCTACTGCTCAACTGCTTGGGCTCAGCGGAACATAACTGACGAGTATGGGAATCGACAGACATACTTTGGGACTGGAGAATCGTTTCTATTCAGTCTACGCCCAAGTATTGCAAAGTATCAGTGGGTTGGAATAACCCAACAACAGGAGGAGGCTGGAATTTCAAATGTAAAACATTCAGCTGAACTTTTCATGCATGGAGACAGCAATATGATTACTATTGGGGGAGG gaatgGGAATGGCATCATGTTAGATCAGGAACTTCGCTTTGGGAAAACAGAAAATTGTGAAACTTTTAATAACCCTCCGCTTACACCCGACGGAGACTTTGAGGTGAAAGTTATTGAAGTTTACAGTTTAACAAGAGAGatgtaa
- the sky gene encoding GTPase-activating protein skywalker isoform X1, whose amino-acid sequence MLTYDLIANVYPAAFAASHGIAYRHNEGAIHSHRSRLNSTKKHQNRSGGNHQQPSSKDTSQQQQFYLDSSDTPTYCLDNSYVQREDPIDDPGNNNDIDLVDLNQLKIVTDNSVAVPISAYPSSLIQWPVDGSTKTKRIAEVKKQVKLLGNLIKMTVGGNQQDEALSDDKTPTNPPPFSAQVDMSRIPVQSLAHTADESSQPKWEDIKTHLQASRMKEAKSMVRESEWGLSSPVREELWKQLCLYHSTEKDFGDFYYWDTVKQMYGTTELSECQVQLPTCIDTNFLISQSLSPRGVSACERVLSVVAFSNPAITYAPSLYALCALLLHYMDEADAYNCMCALVGGSQNKFITQTKVAYEATWRAAITLCRKHIRGFSTLAKFGVTQEQIDEAFQGWIWWILAALPLTHVVRVIDCFLLEGAKVLLRVAMAIFQMFVKAVTRDSTMAASLPTRGLKDAIMRYCQSIQVPPQKLLKTAFGIRGFRRTEINRVILQTEMYLKSQRCMVTSGSSCNISEAPGLTRAISLEGLPTSEAQADIKMMSHTLTIKEGSRSPAPRARSMGQYPIQNIKSMIVSKDELLTLWSWLPTRMTLHQPTLIYTTEEHGCSLTTFFQRVEKHEPTLMCIRTTNDHVFGAYCSTAWAQRNITDEYGNRQTYFGTGESFLFSLRPSIAKYQWVGITQQQEEAGISNVKHSAELFMHGDSNMITIGGGNGNGIMLDQELRFGKTENCETFNNPPLTPDGDFEVKVIEVYSLTREM is encoded by the exons ATGTTGACTTACGACCTCATAGCTAATGTGTATCCTGCGGCCTTTGCAGCCTCACATGGTATCGCCTACCGGCATAATGAGGGGGCAATCCACTCTCATCGATCACGGCTAAATTCCACAAAGAAGCATCAGAACCGCAGTGGCGGTAACCATCAGCAGCCTTCCAGCAAAGACACATCACAACAGCAGCAGTTTTACCTTGATTCCAGCGACACTCCAACCTACTGCCTAGATAATAGTTACGTTCAGAGGGAAGACCCCATCGATGATCCTGGCAATAATAACGACATAGACTTGGTTGACTTAAACCAGCTTAAG ATTGTTACTGACAATTCGGTTGCTGTTCCCATCTCGGCATATCCAAGTTCTCTAATCCAGTGGCCTGTTGATGGTTCTACCAAAACCAAACGAATTGCAGAAGTAAAGAAGCAG GTTAAGCTCTTAGGAAATCTCATCAAGATGACTGTTGGGGGAAATCAGCAAGATGAAGCCCTGTCTGATGATAAGACTCCAACCAACCCACCTCCCTTCTCTGCTCAGGTTGACATGTCCAGGATACCAGTTCAGAGCCTTGCACACACAGCTGATGAATCATCCCAGCCAAAGTGGGAAGATATCAAGACCCATTTACAAGCATCCAGAATGAAAGAG GCCAAAAGTATGGTTCGCGAGAGTGAATGGGGTTTAAGCAGTCCTGTACGTGAAGAGCTGTGGAAACAACTATGCCTCTACCATTCCACAGAAAAagattttggggatttttatTACTGGGACACTGTCAAGCAAATGTATGGCACTACAG AGTTGTCAGAATGTCAGGTGCAGCTTCCTACATGCATTGATACAAATTTCTTAATAAGCCAATCGCTATCTCCAAGAGGAGTTTCTGCCTGCGAACGTGTTTTGTCGGTTGTGGCGTTTTCCAATCCTGCAATTACATATGCTCCCTCATTGTATGCATTGTGTGCACTTCTACTTCATTATATGGATG AGGCAGATGCATACAATTGCATGTGTGCACTTGTTGGTGGATCACAGAATAAATTCATCACACAGACCAAAGTTGCATACGAAGCTACTTGGCGAGCTGCCATAACACTCTGCAGGAAACACATT cGTGGTTTTTCAACTCTTGCTAAATTTGGAGTGACTCAAGAACAAATTGATGAAGCTTTCCAGGGATGGATCTGGTGGATCTTGGCTGCTCTTCCTTTGACACATGTT GTACGTGTTATTGACTGTTTCCTCTTAGAAGGGGCAAAAGTTCTTCTCAGAGTTGCAATGGCTATCTTTCAAATGTTTGTAAAGGCTGTTACCAGAGATTCTACCATGGCTGCCTCTCTTCCAACAAGAGGTCTGAAAGATGCCATCATGCGGTATTGTCAGAGCATACAG GTCCCTccccaaaaacttttaaaaacagcgTTTGGCATAAGAGGATTCAGAAGGACTGAAATCAACAGAGTGATTTTGCAAACGGAAATGTATCTCAAGAGTCAACGCTGCATGGTCACTTCAGGTAGCTCGTGCAATATTTCGGAGGCTCCGGGATTAACACGAGCAATATCGTTGGAGGGTTTGCCAACTTCCGAGGCCCAGGCTGACATCAAAATGATGTCACATACTCTCACAATCAAAGAG GGATCTCGCTCACCTGCCCCTCGTGCCCGTTCAATGGGCCAATACCCCATCCAAAACATCAAATCAATGATTGTCAGCAAAGATGAG TTGCTGACATTGTGGTCATGGTTACCTACAAGAATGACACTGCATCAGCCTACTCTGATTTACACAACAGAAGAACATGGATGCTCCCTAACAACGTTCTTCCAG CGTGTAGAGAAGCACGAACCAACTCTCATGTGTATCCGCACTACCAACGATCATGTCTTCGGTGCCTACTGCTCAACTGCTTGGGCTCAGCGGAACATAACTGACGAGTATGGGAATCGACAGACATACTTTGGGACTGGAGAATCGTTTCTATTCAGTCTACGCCCAAGTATTGCAAAGTATCAGTGGGTTGGAATAACCCAACAACAGGAGGAGGCTGGAATTTCAAATGTAAAACATTCAGCTGAACTTTTCATGCATGGAGACAGCAATATGATTACTATTGGGGGAGG gaatgGGAATGGCATCATGTTAGATCAGGAACTTCGCTTTGGGAAAACAGAAAATTGTGAAACTTTTAATAACCCTCCGCTTACACCCGACGGAGACTTTGAGGTGAAAGTTATTGAAGTTTACAGTTTAACAAGAGAGatgtaa
- the sky gene encoding GTPase-activating protein skywalker isoform X6 — MTVGGNQQDEALSDDKTPTNPPPFSAQVDMSRIPVQSLAHTADESSQPKWEDIKTHLQASRMKEAKSMVRESEWGLSSPVREELWKQLCLYHSTEKDFGDFYYWDTVKQMYGTTELSECQVQLPTCIDTNFLISQSLSPRGVSACERVLSVVAFSNPAITYAPSLYALCALLLHYMDEADAYNCMCALVGGSQNKFITQTKVAYEATWRAAITLCRKHIRGFSTLAKFGVTQEQIDEAFQGWIWWILAALPLTHVVRVIDCFLLEGAKVLLRVAMAIFQMFVKAVTRDSTMAASLPTRGLKDAIMRYCQSIQVPPQKLLKTAFGIRGFRRTEINRVILQTEMYLKSQRCMVTSGSSCNISEAPGLTRAISLEGLPTSEAQADIKMMSHTLTIKEGSRSPAPRARSMGQYPIQNIKSMIVSKDELLTLWSWLPTRMTLHQPTLIYTTEEHGCSLTTFFQRVEKHEPTLMCIRTTNDHVFGAYCSTAWAQRNITDEYGNRQTYFGTGESFLFSLRPSIAKYQWVGITQQQEEAGISNVKHSAELFMHGDSNMITIGGGNGNGIMLDQELRFGKTENCETFNNPPLTPDGDFEVKVIEVYSLTREM, encoded by the exons ATGACTGTTGGGGGAAATCAGCAAGATGAAGCCCTGTCTGATGATAAGACTCCAACCAACCCACCTCCCTTCTCTGCTCAGGTTGACATGTCCAGGATACCAGTTCAGAGCCTTGCACACACAGCTGATGAATCATCCCAGCCAAAGTGGGAAGATATCAAGACCCATTTACAAGCATCCAGAATGAAAGAG GCCAAAAGTATGGTTCGCGAGAGTGAATGGGGTTTAAGCAGTCCTGTACGTGAAGAGCTGTGGAAACAACTATGCCTCTACCATTCCACAGAAAAagattttggggatttttatTACTGGGACACTGTCAAGCAAATGTATGGCACTACAG AGTTGTCAGAATGTCAGGTGCAGCTTCCTACATGCATTGATACAAATTTCTTAATAAGCCAATCGCTATCTCCAAGAGGAGTTTCTGCCTGCGAACGTGTTTTGTCGGTTGTGGCGTTTTCCAATCCTGCAATTACATATGCTCCCTCATTGTATGCATTGTGTGCACTTCTACTTCATTATATGGATG AGGCAGATGCATACAATTGCATGTGTGCACTTGTTGGTGGATCACAGAATAAATTCATCACACAGACCAAAGTTGCATACGAAGCTACTTGGCGAGCTGCCATAACACTCTGCAGGAAACACATT cGTGGTTTTTCAACTCTTGCTAAATTTGGAGTGACTCAAGAACAAATTGATGAAGCTTTCCAGGGATGGATCTGGTGGATCTTGGCTGCTCTTCCTTTGACACATGTT GTACGTGTTATTGACTGTTTCCTCTTAGAAGGGGCAAAAGTTCTTCTCAGAGTTGCAATGGCTATCTTTCAAATGTTTGTAAAGGCTGTTACCAGAGATTCTACCATGGCTGCCTCTCTTCCAACAAGAGGTCTGAAAGATGCCATCATGCGGTATTGTCAGAGCATACAG GTCCCTccccaaaaacttttaaaaacagcgTTTGGCATAAGAGGATTCAGAAGGACTGAAATCAACAGAGTGATTTTGCAAACGGAAATGTATCTCAAGAGTCAACGCTGCATGGTCACTTCAGGTAGCTCGTGCAATATTTCGGAGGCTCCGGGATTAACACGAGCAATATCGTTGGAGGGTTTGCCAACTTCCGAGGCCCAGGCTGACATCAAAATGATGTCACATACTCTCACAATCAAAGAG GGATCTCGCTCACCTGCCCCTCGTGCCCGTTCAATGGGCCAATACCCCATCCAAAACATCAAATCAATGATTGTCAGCAAAGATGAG TTGCTGACATTGTGGTCATGGTTACCTACAAGAATGACACTGCATCAGCCTACTCTGATTTACACAACAGAAGAACATGGATGCTCCCTAACAACGTTCTTCCAG CGTGTAGAGAAGCACGAACCAACTCTCATGTGTATCCGCACTACCAACGATCATGTCTTCGGTGCCTACTGCTCAACTGCTTGGGCTCAGCGGAACATAACTGACGAGTATGGGAATCGACAGACATACTTTGGGACTGGAGAATCGTTTCTATTCAGTCTACGCCCAAGTATTGCAAAGTATCAGTGGGTTGGAATAACCCAACAACAGGAGGAGGCTGGAATTTCAAATGTAAAACATTCAGCTGAACTTTTCATGCATGGAGACAGCAATATGATTACTATTGGGGGAGG gaatgGGAATGGCATCATGTTAGATCAGGAACTTCGCTTTGGGAAAACAGAAAATTGTGAAACTTTTAATAACCCTCCGCTTACACCCGACGGAGACTTTGAGGTGAAAGTTATTGAAGTTTACAGTTTAACAAGAGAGatgtaa
- the sky gene encoding GTPase-activating protein skywalker isoform X2, which translates to MVATYASHGIAYRHNEGAIHSHRSRLNSTKKHQNRSGGNHQQPSSKDTSQQQQFYLDSSDTPTYCLDNSYVQREDPIDDPGNNNDIDLVDLNQLKIVTDNSVAVPISAYPSSLIQWPVDGSTKTKRIAEVKKQVKLLGNLIKMTVGGNQQDEALSDDKTPTNPPPFSAQVDMSRIPVQSLAHTADESSQPKWEDIKTHLQASRMKEAKSMVRESEWGLSSPVREELWKQLCLYHSTEKDFGDFYYWDTVKQMYGTTELSECQVQLPTCIDTNFLISQSLSPRGVSACERVLSVVAFSNPAITYAPSLYALCALLLHYMDEADAYNCMCALVGGSQNKFITQTKVAYEATWRAAITLCRKHIRGFSTLAKFGVTQEQIDEAFQGWIWWILAALPLTHVVRVIDCFLLEGAKVLLRVAMAIFQMFVKAVTRDSTMAASLPTRGLKDAIMRYCQSIQVPPQKLLKTAFGIRGFRRTEINRVILQTEMYLKSQRCMVTSGSSCNISEAPGLTRAISLEGLPTSEAQADIKMMSHTLTIKESATGNSPTGSRSPAPRARSMGQYPIQNIKSMIVSKDELLTLWSWLPTRMTLHQPTLIYTTEEHGCSLTTFFQRVEKHEPTLMCIRTTNDHVFGAYCSTAWAQRNITDEYGNRQTYFGTGESFLFSLRPSIAKYQWVGITQQQEEAGISNVKHSAELFMHGDSNMITIGGGNGNGIMLDQELRFGKTENCETFNNPPLTPDGDFEVKVIEVYSLTREM; encoded by the exons ATGGTTGCGACATATG CCTCACATGGTATCGCCTACCGGCATAATGAGGGGGCAATCCACTCTCATCGATCACGGCTAAATTCCACAAAGAAGCATCAGAACCGCAGTGGCGGTAACCATCAGCAGCCTTCCAGCAAAGACACATCACAACAGCAGCAGTTTTACCTTGATTCCAGCGACACTCCAACCTACTGCCTAGATAATAGTTACGTTCAGAGGGAAGACCCCATCGATGATCCTGGCAATAATAACGACATAGACTTGGTTGACTTAAACCAGCTTAAG ATTGTTACTGACAATTCGGTTGCTGTTCCCATCTCGGCATATCCAAGTTCTCTAATCCAGTGGCCTGTTGATGGTTCTACCAAAACCAAACGAATTGCAGAAGTAAAGAAGCAG GTTAAGCTCTTAGGAAATCTCATCAAGATGACTGTTGGGGGAAATCAGCAAGATGAAGCCCTGTCTGATGATAAGACTCCAACCAACCCACCTCCCTTCTCTGCTCAGGTTGACATGTCCAGGATACCAGTTCAGAGCCTTGCACACACAGCTGATGAATCATCCCAGCCAAAGTGGGAAGATATCAAGACCCATTTACAAGCATCCAGAATGAAAGAG GCCAAAAGTATGGTTCGCGAGAGTGAATGGGGTTTAAGCAGTCCTGTACGTGAAGAGCTGTGGAAACAACTATGCCTCTACCATTCCACAGAAAAagattttggggatttttatTACTGGGACACTGTCAAGCAAATGTATGGCACTACAG AGTTGTCAGAATGTCAGGTGCAGCTTCCTACATGCATTGATACAAATTTCTTAATAAGCCAATCGCTATCTCCAAGAGGAGTTTCTGCCTGCGAACGTGTTTTGTCGGTTGTGGCGTTTTCCAATCCTGCAATTACATATGCTCCCTCATTGTATGCATTGTGTGCACTTCTACTTCATTATATGGATG AGGCAGATGCATACAATTGCATGTGTGCACTTGTTGGTGGATCACAGAATAAATTCATCACACAGACCAAAGTTGCATACGAAGCTACTTGGCGAGCTGCCATAACACTCTGCAGGAAACACATT cGTGGTTTTTCAACTCTTGCTAAATTTGGAGTGACTCAAGAACAAATTGATGAAGCTTTCCAGGGATGGATCTGGTGGATCTTGGCTGCTCTTCCTTTGACACATGTT GTACGTGTTATTGACTGTTTCCTCTTAGAAGGGGCAAAAGTTCTTCTCAGAGTTGCAATGGCTATCTTTCAAATGTTTGTAAAGGCTGTTACCAGAGATTCTACCATGGCTGCCTCTCTTCCAACAAGAGGTCTGAAAGATGCCATCATGCGGTATTGTCAGAGCATACAG GTCCCTccccaaaaacttttaaaaacagcgTTTGGCATAAGAGGATTCAGAAGGACTGAAATCAACAGAGTGATTTTGCAAACGGAAATGTATCTCAAGAGTCAACGCTGCATGGTCACTTCAGGTAGCTCGTGCAATATTTCGGAGGCTCCGGGATTAACACGAGCAATATCGTTGGAGGGTTTGCCAACTTCCGAGGCCCAGGCTGACATCAAAATGATGTCACATACTCTCACAATCAAAGAG TCGGCAACAGGAAATTCTCCAACT GGATCTCGCTCACCTGCCCCTCGTGCCCGTTCAATGGGCCAATACCCCATCCAAAACATCAAATCAATGATTGTCAGCAAAGATGAG TTGCTGACATTGTGGTCATGGTTACCTACAAGAATGACACTGCATCAGCCTACTCTGATTTACACAACAGAAGAACATGGATGCTCCCTAACAACGTTCTTCCAG CGTGTAGAGAAGCACGAACCAACTCTCATGTGTATCCGCACTACCAACGATCATGTCTTCGGTGCCTACTGCTCAACTGCTTGGGCTCAGCGGAACATAACTGACGAGTATGGGAATCGACAGACATACTTTGGGACTGGAGAATCGTTTCTATTCAGTCTACGCCCAAGTATTGCAAAGTATCAGTGGGTTGGAATAACCCAACAACAGGAGGAGGCTGGAATTTCAAATGTAAAACATTCAGCTGAACTTTTCATGCATGGAGACAGCAATATGATTACTATTGGGGGAGG gaatgGGAATGGCATCATGTTAGATCAGGAACTTCGCTTTGGGAAAACAGAAAATTGTGAAACTTTTAATAACCCTCCGCTTACACCCGACGGAGACTTTGAGGTGAAAGTTATTGAAGTTTACAGTTTAACAAGAGAGatgtaa